The following coding sequences are from one Gloeocapsa sp. DLM2.Bin57 window:
- a CDS encoding META domain-containing protein, whose protein sequence is MKHQFSFIVYSLFWTIAGMILLTPPNYAQTQEQEIAKCLAISNTVSIIQAQTEIIIRAVYHQDNLTWLNTPAQTETTETGTNYSNIRGEQTVNLFIPTNQEFCEITIGDQPKELGNLITENMTKGTVSGTITYQERIALPLGAVIQVKLLDTSRQDVAAIEIASQTIITTGEQVPIAFALSYDPNTIQERQTYVVRAEIYLDEQLFFTTTQFYPVLTRGNSNEVNLVLNKVMSEQNQLTGSQWLLEDLTGKGVVDNVQTTIEFGEDNRIGGNGGCNRYFTSYQLDGTNFSVNLIGSTQMMCPPAMMNQEQQFFQALEKAYNLRLEGPYLFIDVEGSDLPLKFTRL, encoded by the coding sequence ATGAAACATCAATTTTCTTTTATTGTTTATAGTCTATTCTGGACAATCGCGGGAATGATTCTGCTTACTCCTCCTAACTATGCTCAAACTCAAGAGCAAGAAATCGCTAAATGTCTAGCAATTAGTAATACAGTTAGCATTATTCAAGCTCAGACAGAAATAATCATCAGAGCAGTTTACCATCAAGATAATCTTACTTGGTTAAATACACCAGCTCAAACAGAAACAACAGAGACAGGGACTAATTACTCTAATATTAGAGGAGAACAAACAGTTAATTTGTTTATTCCCACTAATCAGGAGTTTTGTGAGATTACTATCGGTGATCAACCCAAAGAGTTAGGAAATTTAATCACAGAGAATATGACCAAAGGGACAGTAAGTGGGACAATTACTTATCAAGAGAGAATAGCTTTACCCTTAGGAGCAGTTATCCAGGTAAAATTATTAGATACCTCTCGTCAAGATGTAGCAGCGATAGAAATAGCTAGTCAAACTATAATCACCACTGGTGAACAAGTTCCGATTGCTTTTGCATTAAGTTATGATCCTAATACCATTCAAGAACGACAAACTTATGTAGTGCGAGCAGAAATTTATCTCGATGAGCAACTATTTTTTACTACTACTCAATTTTATCCTGTACTGACTAGGGGTAATAGTAACGAAGTTAACTTAGTTTTAAATAAAGTTATGTCTGAGCAAAATCAATTAACTGGTAGTCAATGGTTACTAGAAGATTTAACAGGTAAAGGAGTAGTAGATAACGTGCAAACCACCATCGAATTTGGTGAAGATAATCGTATTGGTGGTAATGGTGGATGCAATCGCTATTTTACTAGTTATCAACTCGATGGTACTAATTTTAGCGTTAATTTGATTGGTTCTACCCAAATGATGTGTCCACCTGCGATGATGAATCAAGAACAACAATTTTTCCAAGCTTTAGAAAAAGCCTACAATCTCCGTTTAGAGGGACCCTATCTATTTATAGATGTAGAAGGCTCTGATTTACCTTTAAAATTTACTAGATTGTAA